Proteins encoded in a region of the Solanum dulcamara chromosome 9, daSolDulc1.2, whole genome shotgun sequence genome:
- the LOC129903081 gene encoding protein NRT1/ PTR FAMILY 2.7-like, which produces MDGESQILKRSDGDGKRGGWITFPFTIATTAGLNIATAGSMNNLTVYLIEEFGMNSIDAAQVSNVMNGSVNFVPVVAAILADSFFGCFSVVWSSSLISLLGIILLALTATIDTLRPQQICKNGSDICMTPTKLQFALLYGGITLASIGLGGMRTNIATIGANQFHDSKYQNMFFNWYFFTMYAGTVIGATVIVYIEDNVSWKFGYFVCVAANFVGLVVFLSGSRFYHYAKLEGSPFTSLARVIVATIRKRKLPISDENNWYYGPHDNVDQTMSIAPPSRSFGFLNRAALKCEGDVKQDDSIAKPWKLCTVSEVEYFKSLMRTLPLCSSSIFLSTPIAVLISLSVLQALAMDRHLGPRFQIPAGSIPVVILITTSIFLIIFDRFLFPAWEKLIGHSVTPFKRIGVGHVLTFIGLGVAALVESKRLNQVRDGFRISVLWLVPHLVLIGIGEAFHFPGQVSLYYQEFPTSLKSVSTALTWLVIAISFYVSTALIDLVRRTTTWLPNDINQGRIDNFYWVFAVIGVLNFGYYLLCVWFYKRKIGNKVVDNGASNALDK; this is translated from the exons ATGGATGGAGAATCACAAATCTTGAAGAGGTCAGATGGAGACGGAAAACGAGGAGGATGGATTACTTTCCCTTTTACAATAG CAACGACAGCGGGGTTGAACATAGCAACAGCAGGTTCGATGAATAACTTGACAGTGTACTTAATAGAGGAATTTGGAATGAATAGTATTGATGCTGCTCAAGTTTCCAATGTTATGAATGGTTCTGTCAATTTTGTTCCTGTGGTTGCTGCTATTCTTGCTGATTCCTTCTTTGGTTGTTTCTCTGTTGTCTGGAGTTCTTCATTGATCTCTTTACTG GGCATAATTCTCTTAGCTTTAACAGCAACAATTGACACATTGAGGCCTCaacaaatatgcaaaaatgGTTCAGACATTTGTATGACACCAACAAAACTTCAGTTTGCCTTGTTATACGGAGGTATCACGTTGGCCTCCATCGGTTTAGGTGGCATGAGAACTAACATAGCAACAATTGGCGCGAACCAATTTCACGACTCAAAGTACCAAAACATGTTCTTCAATTGGTACTTCTTCACCATGTACGCTGGGACAGTAATTGGTGCCACAGTTATTGTGTACATAGAAGACAATGTCAGCTGGAAATTTGGGTATTTTGTATGTGTAGCTGCCAATTTTGTTGGGTTAGTTGTTTTCTTAAGTGGAAGTAGATTTTACCATTATGCTAAACTTGAAGGTAGTCCTTTTACTAGTTTGGCTCGTGTGATTGTGGCAACTATTCGAAAAAGGAAACTCCCAATTTCAGATGAGAATAATTGGTATTATGGACCACATGACAATGTTGATCAAACAATGTCAATTGCACCACCTTCAAGAAGCTTTGG ATTCTTGAATCGTGCAGCGCTAAAATGTGAAGGAGACGTTAAACAGGATGACTCAATCGCGAAACCATGGAAACTCTGTACAGTAAGTGAAGTAGAATACTTTAAAAGCCTAATGAGAACTCTGCCTTTGTGTTCATCCAGCATATTTCTTTCGACTCCGATCGCGGTCCTAATTAGTTTGTCTGTACTTCAAGCCTTAGCCATGGACAGACATTTAGGACCCCGTTTTCAAATTCCAGCTGGTTCAATTCCCGTTGTTATACTCATCACCACCTCaatttttctaataatattcGATAGATTTCTCTTTCCCGCGTGGGAAAAATTGATTGGCCACTCTGTTACGCCCTTCAAACGAATTGGAGTTGGGCACGTCCTTACTTTTATTGGCTTGGGAGTGGCAGCTTTAGTAGAGTCCAAAAGACTAAATCAAGTCAGAGACGGATTCAGGATTTCTGTCTTATGGCTCGTGCCACATCTAGTTCTAATTGGGATAGGAGAGGCATTTCATTTTCCAGGACAAGTATCATTGTACTACCAAGAATTTCCAACGTCGTTAAAGAGTGTTTCAACTGCCCTAACATGGTTAGTCATCGCGATTTCGTTTTACGTGAGCACCGCGTTGATTGATCTTGTTCGAAGGACGACTACTTGGTTACCTAATGACATAAATCAGGGGAGAATTGACAACTTTTATTGGGTGTTTGCTGTGATTGGAGTGTTGAATTTTGGGTATTATTTACTATGTGTTTGGTTTTACAAGAGAAAAATTGGGAACAAAGTGGTTGATAATGGTGCATCCAATGCTTTGGATAAGTGA
- the LOC129903430 gene encoding protein NRT1/ PTR FAMILY 2.7-like — translation MESSVKDVDEAAIMRSSSGRKNGGWITFPFIIATMAGLSLASGGWTSNLIVYLIDEFNMKSIKAAKVYNVINGCTTLFPIVGGILADSFLGCFSVIWISSLISVLGILLLLLTAAIDVLRPPACDDGSSLCRSPSTHQYAVLYVALALASLGVAGTRFTIAPMGANQFDKPKHQAIFFDWYIFAFYTSFAISTTAIVYVEDNISWSWGFGISMAFNILGLVMFLVGKRFYRHVKEQGGSPFVNLARVVVAAIQKWRVPLSEQTQHYYHDPSDKSTMLTTTQIPTKSFKFLNCAAFITEGDTKSDGSISNPWRLCTVQQVEDFKSLIKLFPLWASGFLISTQLVIQTSLLILQALKMDRHMGSHFEIPAGSMSVFILLFTCIAIFIIDRFLYPFLAKYTSYSLTPLQRIGIGHAITIISMAVSALVESRRLRFARSHKLQGPNDDIVPMSVFWLVPQLALNGIGEGFHFPGHLGFYYQEFPTSLKTTSTAMVSLFIGIAYYLGNTLIDLVQRLSGWLPDNINEGRMDNVFWLCCVLGSVNFIYFVVCASLYKYKIVDNKPNVAPSK, via the exons ATGGAAAGTTCAGTAAAAGATGTTGATGAGGCAGCAATAATGAGGTCCTCTTCTGGTCGAAAGAATGGTGGCTGGATAACTTTCCCCTTCATTATAG CAACCATGGCGGGCTTATCGCTTGCATCAGGAGGGTGGACGAGCAACCTGATTGtttatttgatagatgaattcaACATGAAGAGCATCAAAGCAGCTAAAGTTTACAATGTGATCAATGGATGCACCACTCTTTTCCCTATTGTTGGTGGAATCCTAGCTGACTCTTTTCTTGGCTGTTTTTCTGTCATTTGGATTTCTTCTCTTATCTCTGTTCTG GGTATATTGCTTCTATTGTTAACAGCAGCAATTGATGTACTAAGACCTCCAGCATGTGATGATGGATCCAGTCTCTGCAGGAGCCCGTCAACACACCAGTACGCGGTATTATACGTGGCTCTGGCATTAGCATCTCTAGGTGTTGCGGGTACACGTTTTACAATTGCACCCATGGGAGCTAATCAATTTGATAAACCAAAACATCAAGCAATTTTCTTCGATTGGTACATATTCGCCTTTTACACGTCCTTCGCCATAAGTACCACAGCTATTGTTTATGTGGAGGACAATATCAGTTGGTCATGGGGTTTTGGTATCTCTATGGCATTTAACATCCTTGGCTTGGTAATGTTTCTCGTTGGTAAACGTTTCTATCGCCATGTTAAGGAACAAGGAGGTAGCCCTTTCGTCAACTTAGCACGTGTGGTAGTTGCTGCCATTCAGAAATGGAGAGTCCCTCTTTCAGAACAAACTCAACACTACTATCATGATCCAAGTGACAAAAGTACCATGCTAACAACAACTCAAATTCCTACGAAATCCTTCAA GTTCTTGAATTGTGCAGCGTTTATTACTGAAGGAGATACCAAAtcagacggttcgattagtaaTCCCTGGAGATTATGCACAGTGCAACAAGTAGAAGATTTCAAAAGCTTGATCAAGCTTTTCCCTCTATGGGCTAGTGGGTTTCTTATATCGACTCAATTAGTCATACAAACAAGCTTGCTAATTCTTCAAGCCCTCAAAATGGATCGCCATATGGGATCTCATTTCGAGATCCCAGCTGGTTCTATGTCTGTCTTCATATTGTTATTCACGTGTATTGCCATATTCATCATTGACAGGTTTTTATACCCTTTTCTAGCTAAATACACTAGCTATTCTCTCACACCTCTTCAACGTATCGGAATAGGCCATGCTATAACTATAATTAGCATGGCTGTTTCCGCGTTGGTTGAATCTAGACGACTCAGGTTTGCGAGATCTCACAAACTACAAGGCCCAAATGATGACATTGTTCCAATGTCAGTTTTTTGGCTAGTGCCACAACTAGCTCTTAATGGAATCGGAGAAGGATTTCATTTTCCAGGACATCTTGGATTTTATTACCAAGAATTTCCAACATCCTTGAAGACCACATCGACTGCAATGGTTTCGTTGTTTATTGGTATCGCGTACTATTTGGGGAACACATTGATTGATCTTGTTCAACGACTATCAGGATGGTTGCCAGACAATATCAATGAGGGGAGAATGGATAACGTTTTCTGGCTTTGTTGCGTCCTGGGATCAgtaaacttcatttatttcgTCGTGTGTGCTTCCTTGTACAAGTATAAAATTGTGGACAACAAACCAAATGTTGCGCCTAGTAAATGA